In a single window of the Etheostoma spectabile isolate EspeVRDwgs_2016 chromosome 3, UIUC_Espe_1.0, whole genome shotgun sequence genome:
- the bmp16 gene encoding bone morphogenetic protein 16 produces MFPANLLLLMVLLLPQASSGRQGGDTSKIDHDRVPSSMSPPPAGPLHLEPSLALTIQNLLLSRLGLQSQPNPRSEVPVPGYLLDLYRFHQQQYHLVEDPSFSFPSQHIQQANTVRSFHHTEPLGDNPIAVDRKRVHISFNVSSIPQDERVISAELRLLRSHRASLGPGAHRLNLYLAEHHKDPEPTLLETRLLPTGLHGHKASGFWEAFSLSAELLHEALAGTGSLGFLLEVKPENSTASLPDQHLFSAAGEKEAEKHKQGHLRVCRSVGQDEHSWAQERPLLVTYSHDGRGEPLVKHGRRTPNGGQRMRGRKGTKERARSSSKGRNRDQASGRAKKTGYRAPGWGGDKGRVSWSDSGRVKRNGGRAAKLKRLSRNRCRRHPLYVDFNDVGWHKWIIAPSGYDAFFCLGECRFPLADHMNSSSHAMVQTLVNSVNGAVPRACCVPTSLSPIALLYLDPQDRVVLKNYQDMVVEGCGCR; encoded by the exons ATGTTCCCTGCTAACCTCCTGCTCCTCATGGTCCTGCTGCTACCTCAAGCCTCGTCTGGTCGCCAGGGTGGAGACACCAGCAAGATTGACCATGACAGGGTGCCTTCGTCCATGTCGCCCCCACCCGCTGGTCCCCTCCACCTGGAGCCCAGTCTGGCTCTGACCATCCAGAATCTCCTCCTGAGCCGTCTGGGCCTGCAGTCACAACCCAACCCTCGGTCGGAAGTGCCAGTGCCTGGGTACCTCCTGGATCTTTATCGCTTCCACCAGCAGCAGTACCATCTAGTGGAGGACCCTTCGTTTAGCTTCCCCAGCCAGCACATCCAGCAGGCTAACACCGTACGCAGCTTTCACCACACTG AGCCCCTTGGTGACAATCCCATAGCAGTGGATCGTAAGAGGGTGCACATCTCCTTTAACGTTTCCTCCATCCCTCAGGATGAGAGAGTGATCTCCGCTGAGCTTCGGCTCCTCCGTAGTCACAGAGCCTCCCTGGGTCCTGGGGCCCACAGACTAAACCTTTACCTCGCTGAGCATCATAAGGACCCTGAGCCAACCCTGCTGGAAACAAGGTTACTCCCCACGGGCCTCCACGGTCATAAAGCAAGTGGTTTCTGGGAGGCCTTTAGCCTAAGTGCAGAGCTCCTCCATGAGGCCCTTGCTGGGACTGGCAGTCTGGGCTTCCTCCTGGAGGTCAAACCTGAGAACAGCACCGCCTCGCTCCCTGACCAGCATCTCTTCTCTGCAGCAGGTGAGAAGGAGGCAGAGAAACACAAGCAGGGACACCTGAGGGTATGCAGGTCTGTGGGTCAAGACGAGCACAGCTGGGCCCAGGAGAGACCCCTCTTGGTGACTTATAGTCATGACGGGCGTGGGGAGCCCTTGGTCAAACATGGCAGGAGGACCCCCAATGGAGGCCAGAGGATGAGAGGAAGAAAGGGGACAAAAGAGAGGGCCAGGAGCAGCAGCAAGGGCCGAAATAGAGACCAAGCCTCTGGGAGGGCCAAAAAAACGGGGTATAGAGCGCCGGGCTGGGGGGGTGATAAAGGAAGAGTCAGTTGGAGCGATAGTGGAAGGGTGAAAAGAAATGGTGGTCGTGCTGCGAAACTGAAACGCCTTTCTCGTAACAGATGCCGCCGTCATCCTCTATATGTAGATTTCAACGATGTGGGCTGGCATAAGTGGATCATTGCACCCAGCGGCTACGATGCCTTCTTCTGCCTGGGAGAGTGTCGCTTTCCTCTGGCCGACCACATGAACTCCTCCAGCCACGCGATGGTGCAAACTCTGGTAAACTCTGTGAATGGAGCAGTGCCCCGGGCCTGCTGCGTCCCCACCTCCCTCAGTCCCATCGCCCTGCTCTACCTGGACCCTCAAGACCGAGTGGTGCTGAAGAATTACCAGGACATGGTGGTGGAGGGCTGCGGCTGCCGGTAG